From the Ascaphus truei isolate aAscTru1 chromosome 15, aAscTru1.hap1, whole genome shotgun sequence genome, one window contains:
- the LOC142466919 gene encoding LOW QUALITY PROTEIN: uncharacterized protein LOC142466919 (The sequence of the model RefSeq protein was modified relative to this genomic sequence to represent the inferred CDS: inserted 2 bases in 1 codon), which translates to MTWLSDQNKMTQTGERLHVCGKCGKGFSYLSSLIRHKRTHTGERPHVCGECGKGFSYLSSLIRHKRTHTGERPHVCGECGKGFSDVSSLNTHMRTHTGEKPHVCRECGKAFSGSSNLNIHKRTHTGERPHVCGECGKGFSDVSSLNTHMRTHTGEKPHVCGECGKGFRRLSHLNTHMRTHTGERPHVCGECGKGFSRLYSLHIHQRTHTGERPHVCGECWKEFSDLSSLKKHTRTHTGERPHICGECGKGFSQSSSLNIHKRTHTGVRPHVCGECGKGFSVSSSLNKHKRTHTGERPHVCGECGKGFSDLSHLXTHTGERPHVCGECGKGFRDVSNLSTHKRTHTGERPNVGRNLVSYAT; encoded by the exons atgacttggttatcagaccagaacaagatgacacaaacaggggagagactgcatgtatgtggtaaatgtgggaagggatttagttacttatccagcctgatcagacacaagaggacacacacaggggagagaccgcatgtatgtggggaatgtgggaagggatttagttacttatccagcctgatcagacacaagaggacacacacaggggagagaccgcatgtatgtggggaatgtgggaagggatttagtgatgtatccagcctgaacacacacatgaggacacacacaggggagaaaccacatGTATGTAGGGAATGTGGGAAAGCATTTAGTGGGTCATCtaacctgaacatacacaagaggacacacacaggcgaaagaccgcatgtatgtggggaatgtgggaagggatttagtgatgtatccagcctgaacacacacatgaggacacacacaggggagaaaccacatgtatgtggggaatgtgggaagggatttagaaggttatcccacctgaacacacacatgaggacacacacaggggagagaccacatgtatgcggggaatgtgggaagggatttagtcggttatacAGCCTGCACATACaccagagaacacacacaggggagagacctcatgtatgtggggaatgttggAAGgaatttagtgacttatccagcctgaaaaaacacacgaggacacacacaggggagagaccgcatatatgtggggaatgtgggaaaggatttagtcagtcatccagcctgaacatacacaagaggacacacacaggggtgagaccgcatgtatgtggggaatgtggcaagggatttagtgtgtcatccagcctgaacaaacacaagaggacacacacaggggagagaccacatgtatgtggggaatgtgggaagggatttagtgatttatcccacct gacacacacaggcgagagaccacatgtatgtggggaatgtgggaagggatttagggaCGTATCCAACCTgagcacacacaagaggacacacacaggcgaGAGACCAAATGTGGGAAGGAATTTAGTCAGTTATGCAACCTGA